The Prevotella sp. oral taxon 299 str. F0039 genome has a segment encoding these proteins:
- a CDS encoding pyridoxal phosphate-dependent aminotransferase, whose amino-acid sequence MPEISVRGIEMPESPIRKLAPLSLAAKKRGVKVYHLNIGQPDLPTPQVGLDALKNIDRKVLEYSPSQGIASYRERLVGYYNKYNINIDIDDIIITTGGSEAVLFAFFSCLNPGDEIIIPEPAYANYMAFAIAAGAKIRTITTTIEEGFSLPKVEKFEELINERTRAILICNPNNPTGYLYTKREMNQIRDLVKKYDLYLFSDEVYREYIYTGSPYISACHLEGIEQNVILIDSVSKRYSECGIRVGALITKNKDVRSAVMKFCQARLSPPLLGQLVAEASLDAPIEYYQDVYDEYVERRNTLIDGLNRIPGVYSPIPMGAFYTVAQLPVDNAENFCRWCLEEFQYDGQTIMMAPASGFYTTSGVGVNQVRIAYVLEKSELEKALVVLRKALEAYPGRVE is encoded by the coding sequence ATGCCTGAAATATCAGTTCGTGGGATAGAAATGCCAGAGTCACCCATACGTAAATTGGCACCTTTATCACTTGCTGCTAAGAAGCGAGGAGTGAAGGTCTATCATTTAAATATCGGTCAACCCGACCTTCCAACACCACAAGTTGGACTCGATGCACTAAAGAATATTGACCGAAAAGTATTAGAATATTCTCCTAGTCAAGGCATTGCTTCATACCGAGAAAGGCTCGTTGGATATTATAATAAATACAACATCAACATCGACATCGATGATATTATCATCACAACAGGTGGCTCAGAGGCTGTTCTTTTTGCCTTTTTCTCATGCTTAAACCCTGGAGATGAGATTATAATTCCAGAGCCTGCGTATGCCAATTACATGGCTTTTGCAATTGCAGCAGGTGCAAAAATCCGTACAATTACAACTACTATAGAGGAAGGTTTCAGTCTTCCTAAAGTCGAAAAGTTCGAAGAACTCATCAACGAACGTACTCGTGCCATCCTCATTTGTAATCCAAACAACCCCACAGGTTATCTTTATACAAAGCGAGAGATGAATCAAATTAGAGATCTTGTAAAGAAATACGATCTCTATCTCTTCTCTGATGAGGTGTATAGAGAATACATTTACACAGGATCTCCTTACATTTCGGCTTGTCATCTTGAAGGAATTGAGCAGAATGTCATTCTTATTGACTCTGTTTCAAAGCGTTATAGTGAATGTGGTATTCGTGTTGGAGCTCTCATAACCAAAAATAAAGACGTGCGTTCTGCCGTTATGAAGTTCTGTCAAGCACGCCTTTCTCCCCCTCTTCTTGGTCAACTTGTGGCAGAAGCATCATTAGATGCGCCCATAGAATACTATCAAGATGTTTACGATGAATATGTGGAACGACGCAATACACTTATAGATGGACTCAACAGAATACCTGGAGTGTACTCTCCAATACCTATGGGTGCGTTCTATACTGTGGCACAATTGCCTGTAGATAATGCAGAAAATTTCTGCAGATGGTGTCTTGAAGAATTCCAATACGACGGTCAAACCATTATGATGGCACCCGCTTCAGGATTTTATACCACATCTGGTGTAGGCGTAAATCAAGTTCGTATTGCCTATGTCTTAGAGAAATCGGAACTCGAAAAGGCGTTAGTTGTATTAAGAAAAGCTTTAGAAGCATATCCAGGAAGAGTAGAATAG
- a CDS encoding ABC transporter permease, giving the protein MNLPLFLARKIYSTQKNKEHISRPAINIATAGVAIGIIIMTLSLCVVLGFKQTVKNKVIGFGGDIQVTNFITLQTSESYPIQASDSIIKVIQKTNGVKHVQKYAFKQGILKTEKDFLGVTFKGVDQSFDSTFIANNLISGRIPHFSNKENTKELLISKSIANRLKVNTGDKIYAYFVDQSGIRVRPFLIAGIYETNLSQYDKIMCFTDLYNIIKLNNWESDQVTGIEIALKDFNQLNDVQANLANKINKTVDNYGGTYATASIKEITPQIFSWLDLLDLNIWIILILMILVASITMISGLLIIILERTNMIGLLKAMGARTILIRKSFLWFAVFIIGKGLLIGNIVSIVLLLVQRYTGIVTLDANTYYVKAVPVEINIPILLLLNVATIIISTSVLIVPSYLIAHIHPAKAMRYE; this is encoded by the coding sequence ATGAATTTACCATTGTTTTTAGCTCGAAAGATTTATTCAACTCAAAAGAATAAAGAGCATATTTCACGCCCTGCAATCAACATTGCAACAGCTGGAGTAGCCATTGGAATTATTATAATGACACTCTCCTTATGTGTTGTTTTGGGCTTTAAACAAACAGTAAAGAATAAAGTTATTGGTTTCGGAGGTGACATTCAAGTAACCAATTTCATTACTCTTCAAACTTCAGAGTCGTATCCTATTCAAGCTTCAGACTCGATTATAAAGGTCATTCAGAAAACAAATGGTGTAAAACACGTTCAAAAATATGCCTTTAAACAAGGAATATTAAAAACCGAGAAGGATTTTCTTGGAGTGACTTTTAAAGGAGTAGACCAAAGTTTTGATTCAACTTTTATAGCCAATAACCTTATTAGTGGACGAATACCTCATTTCTCTAATAAGGAAAATACAAAGGAATTACTCATTTCTAAGTCGATAGCTAACCGATTGAAGGTGAATACTGGCGACAAAATTTATGCTTATTTTGTAGATCAAAGTGGCATAAGAGTGCGTCCTTTTCTCATTGCTGGCATCTATGAAACAAATCTTTCTCAATATGATAAGATTATGTGTTTCACCGACTTGTATAACATCATCAAACTAAACAATTGGGAATCAGATCAAGTTACGGGCATTGAAATAGCATTAAAAGACTTCAATCAGCTCAATGATGTGCAAGCAAATCTTGCCAACAAAATCAATAAAACGGTTGATAACTATGGCGGAACCTATGCAACGGCAAGTATAAAAGAAATTACTCCACAAATATTTTCATGGTTAGACCTATTAGATCTCAACATTTGGATTATTCTTATCTTAATGATCCTCGTAGCAAGTATAACCATGATATCAGGACTTTTAATTATTATTCTTGAGCGAACCAATATGATTGGCTTGTTAAAAGCCATGGGAGCACGCACCATTTTAATAAGAAAAAGCTTTTTATGGTTTGCCGTTTTCATTATTGGTAAAGGATTATTGATAGGTAATATTGTGTCAATAGTTCTTCTTCTTGTTCAACGCTACACTGGAATAGTAACCCTCGATGCTAACACTTATTATGTAAAGGCAGTGCCAGTGGAAATCAACATCCCTATTCTTTTACTTCTAAATGTGGCAACAATTATCATCAGTACTTCAGTTTTAATTGTTCCAAGCTATCTCATTGCGCACATACACCCAGCTAAAGCAATGCGATACGAATAA